In a single window of the Desulfofundulus luciae genome:
- a CDS encoding YbaB/EbfC family nucleoid-associated protein — MVFFNTPKLTQQLQELQEEARRIVVTKEAPQGALRLTVNGLQQVLEVSFGPTAPALMDRGELAAVVRDTFNEALAEARRQLKDEVVKMTGINLPHLPGLF, encoded by the coding sequence ATGGTGTTCTTCAACACGCCCAAACTGACCCAGCAATTGCAGGAGTTACAGGAAGAAGCCCGGCGGATTGTGGTTACGAAAGAGGCACCCCAGGGGGCATTGCGCCTGACAGTGAACGGGCTGCAGCAGGTGCTGGAGGTAAGTTTCGGCCCCACTGCTCCGGCTTTAATGGACCGGGGGGAACTGGCGGCGGTGGTCCGGGATACCTTTAACGAGGCCCTAGCCGAGGCCCGCAGGCAGCTGAAGGACGAAGTGGTCAAAATGACGGGGATAAACTTACCCCACCTGCCGGGACTTTTTTAG
- a CDS encoding heavy-metal-associated domain-containing protein, translating to MGDSVTTTFRVGGLWDEQGSKEVEHNLIQLDGVEEVRVFLENGTVDVRYDPEVIRREYLERTLDSLGYSPYVR from the coding sequence ATGGGGGATTCCGTCACGACCACTTTTCGGGTGGGCGGGTTGTGGGACGAGCAGGGTAGTAAAGAAGTTGAGCATAACCTGATCCAGCTCGATGGGGTGGAAGAGGTGCGCGTTTTCCTGGAAAATGGTACCGTGGACGTGCGTTACGATCCGGAGGTCATTCGCCGGGAATACCTGGAACGCACGCTGGACTCCCTGGGCTACTCGCCGTACGTGCGCTGA
- a CDS encoding DMT family transporter: protein MSVRLLALAIAALSGVTMAVQGSLNAALGKVIGLLETTFVVHLVGLALVAVLLFGFRLGDGRLADYTQAPWYYYLGGILGVVIVYLVMRSIPRVGVAPATTAIIIGQVLTASLIDHLGLFGLEKLPFTWHRVVGTMLMAGGAWFLLKK from the coding sequence TTGAGCGTTAGATTACTGGCCCTGGCTATTGCTGCCCTCTCCGGAGTGACCATGGCCGTGCAGGGGTCTTTAAATGCGGCCCTGGGCAAGGTGATCGGATTGCTGGAAACCACCTTTGTGGTTCACCTGGTGGGTTTAGCTCTGGTAGCAGTGCTTTTGTTTGGCTTTCGCCTTGGGGACGGCCGGCTGGCCGACTACACCCAGGCGCCGTGGTATTATTACCTGGGTGGTATCCTTGGGGTTGTGATCGTTTATCTGGTAATGCGCAGCATTCCCAGGGTGGGAGTGGCTCCGGCCACCACGGCGATTATTATTGGGCAAGTGCTAACCGCCAGCTTAATTGATCACCTGGGTCTGTTCGGCCTGGAAAAGCTTCCCTTTACCTGGCACCGTGTGGTGGGCACCATGCTCATGGCCGGGGGAGCGTGGTTTTTGTTAAAAAAATAG
- a CDS encoding ZIP family metal transporter gives MVAVLLMALFAGLSTCLGAALVLIWDRPGQRSFSFFLGLAAGVMLAVVLLDLIPAALTYGNLLQAILGFAAGPLLMTALDLIFSPENRACVHDYRYLKMGYLIAAGIALHDLPEGLAIAAGFGEPAHLGPLLALAIALHNIPEGMATAAPLSAGGLAPGQVLALNGLVSLVTPFGCWLGLLLIKASPAFLSSLLALAAGAMAYIVKAKLLPECLRLHPPMAYLGLFGGIVLVFFLNLFF, from the coding sequence TTGGTTGCGGTACTGTTAATGGCCCTTTTTGCCGGTTTGAGCACCTGCCTGGGCGCAGCGCTGGTGCTGATCTGGGACCGTCCGGGGCAGCGATCCTTTTCCTTTTTTCTGGGGCTGGCGGCGGGAGTAATGCTGGCGGTGGTGCTCCTGGATTTAATCCCGGCAGCATTGACATACGGAAATTTACTCCAGGCTATCCTGGGATTTGCCGCCGGCCCTTTATTGATGACTGCCCTGGACCTTATTTTTAGCCCGGAAAACCGGGCCTGTGTCCACGATTACCGGTATTTAAAAATGGGCTACCTCATTGCCGCAGGCATTGCCCTGCATGATTTGCCGGAAGGGCTGGCCATTGCCGCCGGGTTTGGCGAACCCGCCCACCTGGGCCCCCTGCTGGCCCTGGCCATCGCCCTGCACAACATCCCCGAAGGCATGGCCACCGCCGCCCCCCTGTCGGCTGGGGGGCTTGCCCCGGGGCAGGTGCTGGCCTTAAACGGCCTGGTAAGCCTGGTTACTCCTTTCGGCTGCTGGCTGGGCCTGCTGTTGATTAAGGCCTCCCCGGCCTTTCTTTCTTCCCTGCTGGCCCTGGCCGCGGGGGCCATGGCCTACATCGTTAAAGCGAAACTGCTGCCAGAATGCCTGCGCCTGCACCCGCCCATGGCCTATCTGGGACTTTTTGGGGGAATTGTCCTGGTGTTCTTCCTGAACCTATTTTTTTAA
- a CDS encoding L,D-transpeptidase family protein, with translation MSGKGVTAGTHLLVETALRRLHHFQGDTLVRTYPVAVGKPETPTPTGDYHVVNKMLNPGGVLGTRWMGLDIPGGNYGIHGTNNPGSIGKAVSNGCIRMYNHHIEELFPQVQIGTPVRIVTGANVAQSAPGETYVIQPGDTLWQIARRFDVPLSTLIELNSLANPHEIYPGQVIVLPGSQSAI, from the coding sequence ATGTCAGGCAAAGGAGTCACTGCCGGTACCCACCTGCTGGTAGAAACGGCCCTCAGGCGGCTGCATCATTTCCAGGGCGATACCCTGGTGCGCACCTACCCGGTGGCCGTGGGCAAGCCGGAAACTCCCACACCCACCGGGGACTACCACGTGGTAAACAAAATGCTCAACCCCGGCGGGGTACTGGGTACCCGCTGGATGGGGCTGGATATTCCCGGCGGTAATTACGGCATTCACGGGACAAATAACCCCGGTTCCATTGGCAAGGCCGTTTCCAACGGCTGTATCCGCATGTACAACCACCACATTGAGGAACTCTTCCCCCAGGTGCAAATCGGCACCCCTGTACGCATTGTAACGGGGGCAAACGTTGCCCAGAGCGCCCCCGGGGAAACATACGTGATCCAGCCGGGGGACACCCTGTGGCAGATTGCCCGCCGCTTTGACGTACCCCTTTCTACCCTCATTGAATTGAACAGCCTGGCCAACCCCCATGAAATCTACCCCGGGCAGGTGATAGTCCTTCCAGGCTCCCAATCAGCCATTTAA
- a CDS encoding EscU/YscU/HrcU family type III secretion system export apparatus switch protein, giving the protein MSQDKPKAAAALAYDPEKDTAPRVVAAGRGQLAEIIEKLARENNVPVYHNAELALTLTGLGAGQEIPPGLYQVVAEIIAWVYRTEKKLNLS; this is encoded by the coding sequence ATGTCCCAGGATAAACCTAAGGCCGCCGCAGCCCTGGCCTATGACCCGGAAAAGGATACCGCTCCCCGGGTGGTGGCCGCCGGTCGCGGGCAATTAGCCGAAATAATTGAAAAACTGGCCCGGGAAAACAATGTGCCCGTTTACCACAATGCGGAGCTGGCCCTGACCCTCACCGGCCTGGGTGCCGGCCAGGAAATACCGCCCGGGTTATACCAGGTGGTGGCTGAGATCATTGCCTGGGTATACAGGACGGAGAAGAAATTGAACCTCTCCTGA
- the fliK gene encoding flagellar hook-length control protein FliK: protein MENGLATVRIGGQIFTATGEIPSPPATFWALVREVTPGTLHLQHLTVTPDQNTALTTMAKVLGMPADPEITKLLQEMVKWQLPLDRSLVEMLFSAARDLPPRERAAFWAARVWLETLDLRFDPGKVKQALDYLLGNKEATPRGQEVLNQAVPLFPDQEMVSFFTFRGKGMHGELYMVDSRAGKKGEQDFPLALVVRVETPVLGETWVYLTRSKAGLTARVAVAEENFVSLFKKAAGELRDRLAALGYSIDDIQVTARKISCICELLRPHEPPPYRPVNALV, encoded by the coding sequence GTGGAAAACGGTCTCGCCACGGTGCGCATAGGCGGCCAGATCTTCACGGCCACGGGGGAGATACCTTCCCCTCCGGCCACGTTCTGGGCCCTGGTGCGTGAGGTTACCCCCGGGACCCTGCACCTGCAGCACCTCACCGTTACACCGGACCAGAACACGGCACTGACAACCATGGCCAAAGTCCTGGGCATGCCCGCCGACCCCGAAATCACAAAGCTGCTGCAGGAAATGGTCAAGTGGCAACTGCCCCTGGACCGCTCCCTGGTGGAGATGCTTTTCTCTGCCGCCAGGGATCTACCTCCCCGGGAGCGGGCGGCCTTCTGGGCCGCCCGGGTGTGGCTGGAAACCCTGGATTTACGCTTTGACCCGGGCAAGGTGAAGCAGGCCCTGGACTACCTCCTGGGAAACAAAGAAGCCACTCCCCGGGGGCAGGAGGTGTTGAACCAGGCGGTACCCCTTTTCCCGGATCAGGAAATGGTGAGCTTTTTCACCTTTCGCGGGAAGGGAATGCACGGCGAGCTGTATATGGTGGACAGCCGGGCCGGTAAGAAAGGTGAGCAGGACTTCCCCCTGGCCCTGGTGGTGCGGGTGGAAACCCCGGTTCTGGGGGAAACCTGGGTTTACCTGACCCGGAGCAAGGCGGGACTTACAGCCAGGGTGGCCGTGGCAGAAGAAAACTTCGTCTCCCTTTTTAAAAAGGCTGCCGGGGAGTTAAGGGACAGGCTGGCCGCCCTGGGGTATTCCATTGATGATATTCAGGTCACCGCACGAAAGATCTCCTGTATCTGCGAACTGCTGCGCCCCCACGAACCGCCGCCCTACCGGCCCGTAAACGCGCTGGTGTAA
- a CDS encoding ATP-binding protein, whose product MKSVLDACKPRPEILAGTFNPEVFTASLSPVVEFYRSGRGLIDSIYTNAELFFREATYPTQGLRLTLAEVFGRIAGDMTVPAIHRLETAFGGGKTHTLIACTHIAHKGTELRSVIRDILDPELLPGPGEIAVVGVAGDEIPVHKPKGRDLVPYTLWGEIAYQIGGETLYREVEDEANSHAAPGRTYFDRVFAGRKVLILLDELAQYAARLEAARPDGASQLAAFLMALHGYARNHPGMAVVLTLASTTDAFAKQTEYLARLISQVRGEEVGEDDALGIGERAVQGVASVVARDAVQVTPVQAAEISSVLTKRLFVCIDREAARETAEEYMAMYRRNAALLPDEASSDDFKGRMIANYPFHPTLVDFLNKKLASAENFQGTRGVLRVLSLAVRSLWQKQKAVPMIHACHLDLREERVVNEILGRTGSSDLLFVLNADIGGVDTGTLEGGHSNAELADRRNPHPEGHPLYEYTWKTVFLHSLVGREEGLGSRIFGLTESEACFDVSFPGLTPPQVRTALEEIGESAFYLRYEQGKYFASEEPTINSVLARIRRTLKAEQVEELLEAAARKVVTGGAGLFHIEHDVSLPEHLPDGKDRPVLGVVSLTAGTIDVEAMVTTKGQNRPRERQNLIFLLVPETVIVKGINDQDGLFENTCVRDARQRIEGTARQVMAMRLLMEKPQSYGVNPRRLEDEDFKKRYAERENGLLTDVSRIYTGFYYPGAAGYIVRREIKTAGGEGGAPFIELIRDALSKDGKLLTGSSTTQADLLNLSKLFFEHGDAVTLKELRENFYRLRSWPVLESPAVFDQIVRAGVQKGVWCVFRMDTGESAKPAEFYDRENDIPLGVDLAAGDYGLITPQGANQRGWAVNQKVDPVEVREGVIYTVAQGGVSTVEKVAESMAGKYGEVPARELEEAVVTLVKSGQLFAFRGAPDQKEKPDLIHGSAAALYTPLPGDVLITPAEAAGRGWVTAGRRRFVLEGKEGARKLLPLLRRLGSLYNKGARSTIESMDLIDLELPGGGLIRLQLTGVTPESMKALGELFEVLAGVVQQGEQTEAILEIADPDDDCLFIQELKKQ is encoded by the coding sequence GTGAAATCAGTGCTGGATGCGTGCAAGCCGCGGCCCGAGATCCTGGCCGGTACGTTCAACCCCGAGGTTTTTACGGCGTCGCTCAGCCCGGTCGTCGAGTTTTACCGCAGCGGCCGGGGTCTCATCGACAGTATTTACACCAATGCAGAGCTCTTTTTCCGGGAGGCTACTTACCCCACCCAGGGTTTGCGGTTGACCCTGGCGGAAGTTTTCGGCCGCATTGCGGGGGATATGACCGTTCCGGCCATCCACCGGCTGGAGACGGCCTTTGGCGGCGGCAAGACCCACACGCTGATCGCCTGTACGCACATCGCCCATAAAGGTACGGAGCTGCGCAGCGTCATCCGGGACATCCTCGACCCGGAGCTTCTCCCCGGGCCCGGCGAGATTGCCGTCGTCGGGGTGGCGGGTGATGAAATCCCGGTGCATAAGCCAAAGGGGAGGGATTTAGTGCCCTACACCCTCTGGGGCGAGATCGCCTACCAGATCGGCGGAGAAACCCTCTACCGGGAGGTTGAGGATGAAGCGAACTCCCATGCCGCGCCCGGCAGAACGTATTTCGACAGGGTGTTTGCCGGCCGTAAGGTCCTCATCCTGCTGGACGAGCTGGCCCAGTACGCGGCGCGGCTGGAAGCGGCCCGGCCCGATGGCGCCAGCCAGCTGGCCGCCTTCTTAATGGCCCTGCACGGTTACGCCCGCAACCATCCGGGGATGGCGGTGGTGCTCACCCTGGCCAGCACAACTGATGCCTTCGCCAAACAGACGGAGTACCTGGCCAGGCTCATCAGCCAGGTGCGCGGCGAAGAGGTTGGCGAGGACGATGCCCTGGGGATTGGGGAAAGGGCCGTGCAGGGCGTAGCCAGCGTGGTTGCCCGTGACGCGGTCCAGGTGACGCCGGTGCAGGCGGCGGAAATTTCGTCCGTCCTCACCAAACGGCTGTTTGTCTGCATAGATCGGGAAGCCGCCCGGGAAACTGCTGAGGAGTACATGGCCATGTACCGCCGGAACGCGGCCCTGCTGCCGGACGAGGCTTCCAGCGATGACTTCAAGGGCCGGATGATTGCCAACTACCCGTTCCACCCGACCCTCGTTGATTTTCTGAATAAGAAGCTGGCCAGTGCCGAAAACTTTCAGGGGACGCGCGGCGTCCTGCGGGTTCTCTCCCTGGCCGTGCGCAGCCTGTGGCAGAAGCAAAAGGCCGTTCCCATGATCCACGCGTGCCACCTTGACCTGCGCGAGGAGCGGGTGGTCAATGAAATCCTGGGCCGCACGGGCAGCTCTGACCTGCTCTTTGTCCTGAACGCCGATATCGGCGGCGTAGATACGGGCACGCTGGAGGGCGGCCACAGCAACGCAGAACTGGCCGACCGGCGCAACCCCCACCCGGAAGGCCACCCCCTTTATGAGTATACATGGAAGACCGTTTTCCTGCACAGCCTGGTCGGCCGTGAAGAGGGCCTGGGCTCCAGAATCTTCGGCCTCACCGAGTCCGAAGCCTGTTTTGACGTTTCCTTCCCCGGCTTAACGCCGCCGCAGGTGCGCACGGCGCTGGAAGAGATCGGCGAAAGCGCCTTTTACCTCCGTTACGAGCAGGGAAAATATTTCGCCAGCGAAGAGCCGACGATTAACAGCGTTCTGGCCAGAATCCGCAGGACGTTGAAGGCTGAGCAGGTGGAGGAGCTTCTGGAGGCGGCGGCGCGAAAGGTGGTCACCGGGGGGGCGGGTTTGTTTCACATAGAGCATGATGTTTCGCTGCCGGAGCACCTGCCCGACGGCAAAGACCGGCCCGTGCTCGGGGTCGTTTCGTTAACTGCCGGGACCATTGATGTGGAGGCCATGGTGACCACAAAAGGCCAGAACAGGCCGCGGGAGCGGCAGAATCTCATCTTTCTCCTCGTTCCGGAAACCGTTATTGTGAAGGGGATAAACGATCAGGACGGGCTCTTCGAAAACACCTGCGTCCGGGACGCCCGGCAGCGGATTGAGGGTACTGCCCGCCAGGTCATGGCCATGCGCCTGCTGATGGAGAAGCCGCAGAGCTACGGGGTGAACCCCCGCCGCCTGGAAGATGAAGATTTCAAGAAGCGCTACGCTGAACGCGAGAACGGCCTGCTTACCGATGTTTCGAGAATCTATACGGGCTTCTATTACCCGGGGGCGGCGGGATATATCGTGCGCAGGGAAATAAAGACTGCCGGGGGCGAAGGCGGGGCACCCTTTATCGAACTGATCCGCGACGCGCTGAGCAAGGACGGCAAGCTCCTTACCGGCAGCAGCACGACCCAGGCCGACCTGTTGAACTTGAGCAAGCTTTTCTTTGAGCACGGCGACGCCGTAACCTTAAAGGAGCTGCGGGAAAACTTTTACCGCCTGCGCAGCTGGCCGGTGCTGGAGAGCCCCGCAGTTTTCGACCAGATCGTGCGGGCCGGGGTCCAGAAGGGCGTCTGGTGCGTCTTCCGCATGGATACCGGGGAAAGCGCGAAACCGGCCGAATTTTACGACCGGGAAAACGATATCCCGCTGGGGGTTGACCTGGCTGCCGGGGATTACGGCCTCATCACCCCTCAGGGGGCCAACCAGCGCGGCTGGGCAGTAAACCAGAAGGTGGACCCGGTTGAAGTGCGCGAGGGTGTGATTTATACTGTTGCGCAGGGCGGCGTTTCCACGGTGGAGAAGGTTGCCGAAAGCATGGCCGGGAAATACGGGGAGGTTCCCGCCCGGGAACTGGAGGAGGCCGTGGTGACGCTGGTGAAGAGCGGCCAGCTTTTCGCCTTTCGCGGCGCGCCGGATCAAAAGGAAAAGCCCGACCTCATCCACGGTTCCGCCGCAGCCCTTTACACCCCTTTACCCGGTGACGTCCTGATCACGCCGGCTGAAGCGGCCGGACGGGGATGGGTGACCGCCGGCCGCCGCAGGTTTGTCCTGGAAGGAAAGGAAGGAGCTAGGAAGCTGCTGCCGCTGCTCCGGCGGCTGGGCAGCCTCTACAATAAAGGCGCCCGCTCCACCATTGAAAGTATGGATTTGATTGATCTGGAACTTCCCGGCGGCGGCTTGATCCGGCTTCAACTGACCGGCGTTACCCCGGAATCCATGAAGGCTCTTGGCGAGCTTTTTGAAGTGCTGGCCGGCGTGGTACAGCAGGGCGAACAAACCGAGGCCATTCTTGAAATAGCCGATCCGGATGATGATTGCTTATTCATCCAGGAGTTGAAGAAACAATAA
- a CDS encoding DUF7680 family protein yields the protein MANRKSNTGRDLLPDLQHRIRPLLKSAPWILRVTEYKDKPVPVLVIKERGEGADDAPNNGGVPGRAVLKDRGLLYGQPLRRCLPVIRNIVSRVCDHAGIPLELQRYFGNGGIAFRGNLPLDEEAGAKLALIFKLREGVRDMDRVELMARRVQRFSREEAVYWLTRATQYGGAASRWARSGMRIMLGGQPGDEEIIHMLEKLRE from the coding sequence ATGGCAAACCGGAAGTCAAACACCGGCCGGGACCTGCTGCCTGACCTGCAGCACCGCATCCGGCCCCTGCTGAAGAGTGCCCCCTGGATCCTGAGGGTAACCGAATATAAGGACAAACCGGTGCCCGTCCTGGTAATCAAAGAGCGCGGCGAAGGCGCGGATGACGCCCCAAATAACGGCGGGGTTCCGGGCAGGGCGGTTCTTAAGGACCGGGGTCTGCTCTACGGCCAGCCCCTGCGCCGCTGCCTGCCCGTGATCCGTAACATTGTCAGCCGCGTCTGCGATCATGCCGGGATCCCGCTCGAGCTCCAGCGGTATTTTGGCAACGGGGGCATTGCGTTCAGGGGCAACCTGCCCCTTGACGAGGAGGCGGGCGCCAAGCTAGCGCTCATCTTCAAGCTCCGGGAGGGCGTCAGGGACATGGACCGGGTTGAGCTTATGGCCCGGCGGGTGCAGCGCTTCAGCCGCGAGGAAGCGGTCTACTGGTTGACCAGGGCGACCCAGTACGGCGGGGCGGCCAGCCGCTGGGCCAGGTCGGGCATGCGGATCATGCTCGGCGGCCAGCCCGGGGATGAGGAGATCATTCATATGCTGGAAAAGTTGCGTGAATAG
- a CDS encoding DUF1156 domain-containing protein, with amino-acid sequence MEQHAVPGTDLRLIEAGFPCHQVGAETQRERDTGKAPPTHRLHVWWARRPLVPSRAAVLGSLLPAGTDPDWFLRQLGIEKVQALVNGEPWTLEERLIERINKNSLGQEILKVDSVVARALQREQEVREGHRKLIKEIVGKNPLLDEHPVIQKWKDLSKPLPEPLPVEGDVLFVERVAADPAWFKALIEMAENAGVRVPNLYGYSRAYSHQPEWQPPDITVLDPTAGGGSIPFEALRLGYRVIANELNPVAAVVLYATLDYPARYGVELADDIQKWGQRLLDTLNERVDSVFPRTFPLPPDERRVLEKHLSKCSDLVIEYDREDTTTYLYVRQVTCPHCGGEAPLLNTCWLSKEGEKWGVRIVTDGRPRGGRVRFETYRLKGNRGPNGEDPDFATVKDGVGLCVHCRQAIPADEIKAQARGESPHGRWQDRLYCVVAVRCQPKLDKQGRPERYKSGERAGEIKTEKVRFFRPPNDRDLEALREAEKRLAGRWPGWERQGLIPTESIQRGHKTMEPLRVGMTRWCDMFTPRQLLGHLILVEELNRLKPEILRELGEERGRAVVTYLQFMIDKCLDYNSKQTRWHYNRGVLINTFGRHDYSIKWTFGEMILTGPNSGAAWALAQVVDAYAGMAELLAPLHAKLNGAAPPVTIRCGTAARMEIPDGSVDLICIDPPYYNNVQYAELSDYFYVWQRRTLHDLYPELFRRRLTNKTDEAVANPARDGSAAGAKKEYERLMGEIFAECRRVLKDDGIMTIMFTHKTQEAWEALTRSLIENGWTITSSMPVESEAAESIHQKGMAAAASSIFLTCRKRQKTGGTPATWTGFGGTGVAQRVREAVRQGLEEFERLRLNPVDEMVASYGRALRVLSEHWPVLDGDEPVSPTRAMNEASAVVARYQVARLTQGRLQVDDLNPEAAMALTLYGIFGLAEFPYDGALNLSRSLNIKLEGKTAGYTVNGRMIGINDEIRGSRVGRGSAQETGYHAPLVRRGSKLRLARPEERHRKRVDNPQTEWDVLHGLILAYREGDVPVARAYLAQHAPAREQVILDLLSVWAAQMADEELRREAGAILFGLK; translated from the coding sequence GTGGAACAGCACGCTGTGCCCGGAACGGACCTGCGCCTGATCGAGGCGGGTTTCCCCTGCCACCAGGTGGGCGCGGAGACACAGCGGGAGAGGGATACCGGGAAGGCGCCCCCTACCCACCGTCTTCATGTCTGGTGGGCGCGGCGCCCGCTTGTGCCCAGCCGCGCCGCCGTTCTCGGCTCCCTCCTGCCCGCCGGGACGGACCCGGACTGGTTTCTCCGCCAGCTGGGCATCGAAAAAGTGCAGGCGCTGGTGAACGGGGAGCCGTGGACGCTGGAGGAAAGGCTAATTGAGCGTATTAACAAAAACAGCCTGGGACAGGAGATACTGAAAGTAGATTCTGTGGTCGCGAGGGCGCTTCAACGAGAACAGGAGGTCAGGGAAGGCCATAGGAAGCTGATCAAAGAGATCGTCGGTAAGAATCCTCTTCTAGACGAGCATCCAGTTATACAAAAGTGGAAGGATTTAAGTAAGCCACTTCCTGAGCCGCTACCAGTAGAGGGTGATGTGCTGTTTGTTGAGCGGGTGGCCGCTGACCCGGCGTGGTTCAAGGCGTTAATTGAAATGGCTGAGAATGCAGGTGTCCGCGTTCCAAATCTCTACGGGTATTCCCGTGCCTACTCTCATCAACCGGAATGGCAGCCCCCTGACATAACCGTACTGGATCCTACCGCCGGCGGCGGTTCAATTCCTTTTGAGGCACTGCGACTTGGGTATCGCGTGATTGCAAATGAGTTAAACCCGGTAGCCGCTGTGGTCTTGTATGCCACCCTTGATTATCCCGCCCGCTACGGAGTCGAATTAGCAGACGACATTCAGAAATGGGGGCAAAGGCTGCTGGATACTTTAAACGAAAGGGTTGATTCCGTATTCCCTCGTACATTTCCATTGCCCCCAGACGAGCGGCGAGTCCTGGAGAAGCATTTAAGCAAGTGTTCAGATTTAGTTATTGAATATGATCGGGAGGATACGACCACATATTTATACGTTCGCCAGGTCACCTGCCCCCACTGCGGCGGCGAGGCACCCCTGCTGAACACCTGCTGGCTATCGAAAGAAGGCGAAAAGTGGGGCGTGCGCATTGTCACGGACGGCCGGCCGCGGGGCGGCAGGGTCCGGTTTGAAACCTACCGCCTCAAGGGCAACCGGGGGCCGAACGGCGAGGACCCGGACTTCGCCACGGTGAAGGATGGCGTGGGCCTGTGCGTCCACTGCCGCCAGGCCATTCCCGCCGACGAGATCAAAGCCCAGGCGAGGGGTGAGTCGCCCCACGGCAGGTGGCAGGACCGGCTTTACTGCGTCGTGGCCGTTCGCTGCCAGCCGAAGCTGGATAAACAGGGCAGGCCCGAGCGCTACAAGAGCGGCGAGCGGGCCGGTGAAATTAAGACAGAGAAGGTACGCTTCTTCCGGCCGCCCAACGACCGCGACCTTGAGGCCCTGCGTGAGGCCGAAAAGCGCCTGGCCGGGCGCTGGCCCGGGTGGGAGCGGCAGGGGCTCATTCCGACGGAGAGCATTCAAAGGGGCCATAAGACAATGGAACCTCTACGTGTTGGCATGACGCGCTGGTGCGACATGTTCACGCCGCGCCAGCTCCTGGGGCACCTCATCCTGGTAGAGGAGCTCAACCGCCTCAAGCCGGAAATCCTCCGGGAGCTGGGGGAGGAGCGGGGCCGTGCAGTTGTTACGTATCTCCAGTTTATGATCGATAAATGCCTGGATTATAACAGCAAGCAGACAAGGTGGCATTATAATCGAGGTGTCCTGATAAATACCTTTGGAAGGCATGATTATTCAATTAAATGGACGTTTGGCGAGATGATCTTAACCGGCCCCAACTCGGGCGCGGCCTGGGCGCTCGCGCAGGTCGTTGACGCCTACGCAGGAATGGCGGAACTGCTGGCGCCCCTGCACGCAAAGCTCAACGGGGCCGCGCCGCCGGTGACCATCCGGTGCGGCACGGCGGCCCGGATGGAAATCCCCGATGGTTCGGTGGATCTGATCTGTATCGATCCACCCTATTACAACAACGTCCAGTATGCAGAGCTGTCCGACTATTTCTACGTCTGGCAGCGCCGCACCCTCCACGACCTCTACCCGGAGCTGTTCCGGCGGCGGCTCACGAACAAGACGGACGAGGCCGTGGCCAACCCGGCGCGGGACGGGTCGGCCGCCGGAGCGAAAAAGGAATACGAGCGCCTGATGGGCGAGATTTTCGCCGAGTGCCGCCGCGTGCTCAAAGACGACGGCATCATGACCATTATGTTCACCCACAAGACGCAGGAGGCCTGGGAAGCGCTGACGCGCTCGCTGATCGAGAACGGCTGGACTATTACGTCGTCGATGCCTGTCGAATCTGAAGCGGCCGAATCCATTCACCAGAAGGGAATGGCCGCCGCCGCCAGTTCCATCTTCCTTACCTGCCGTAAGCGCCAGAAAACAGGTGGTACACCGGCCACCTGGACGGGATTCGGCGGTACGGGGGTGGCCCAGCGCGTGCGCGAAGCCGTGCGCCAGGGCCTGGAGGAGTTTGAGCGGCTCCGGTTAAACCCCGTGGACGAGATGGTGGCCAGTTACGGCCGGGCCCTGCGCGTGCTTTCCGAACACTGGCCGGTGCTGGACGGCGACGAACCGGTCAGCCCCACCCGCGCCATGAACGAGGCCAGCGCGGTGGTCGCCCGGTATCAGGTCGCCCGCCTGACGCAGGGGCGCTTGCAGGTGGACGACCTGAATCCCGAAGCAGCCATGGCCCTGACCCTCTACGGTATTTTCGGCCTGGCCGAATTTCCCTATGACGGGGCACTGAACCTCTCGCGGTCGCTCAACATTAAACTGGAGGGCAAAACCGCCGGGTATACCGTTAACGGCCGGATGATCGGCATCAACGACGAGATACGGGGCAGCCGCGTGGGGCGCGGCAGCGCGCAGGAGACCGGTTACCACGCGCCCCTTGTCCGCCGCGGGTCAAAGCTGCGCCTGGCCCGGCCGGAGGAGCGCCACAGGAAACGCGTGGACAACCCGCAGACGGAGTGGGACGTCCTCCACGGTTTAATTCTTGCCTACCGGGAGGGCGACGTTCCCGTCGCCCGCGCTTATCTGGCGCAGCACGCGCCGGCGCGCGAGCAGGTGATCCTGGATCTGCTCTCCGTATGGGCGGCACAAATGGCCGACGAAGAATTGCGCCGGGAGGCCGGGGCCATCCTGTTCGGCCTCAAGTGA